A stretch of Stenotrophomonas indicatrix DNA encodes these proteins:
- a CDS encoding LysR family transcriptional regulator, whose product MATDNLTHLAAFAAVARHRSFRRAGAELALSTSAVSYAIRALEERLGVGLFHRTTRSVALTEAGQRLLERLQPALGQVHDALEEMNHFRAVPAGLLRINATRAAVATQLGPRLARFLHAHPDVRVELTENDGLVDIVAEGYDAGVRLHEFVPEDMVAVPMGPPLRGLIVGSPEYLRRRPAPQHPRDLAAHECVRFRFASGHLYKWQFERDGQTLEIDVPGRLTLCEQGTVVGAVLDGIGLAYVLEDTARPYLDDGRLVAVLEDWSEPFAGFALYYPKQRQMPGALRAFVDMLRE is encoded by the coding sequence ATGGCCACTGACAACCTGACCCACCTGGCCGCCTTCGCTGCGGTCGCCCGCCACCGCAGTTTCCGCCGGGCTGGTGCCGAGCTGGCCCTGTCGACCTCGGCGGTGAGCTATGCGATCCGCGCGCTGGAGGAACGGCTGGGGGTGGGCCTGTTCCACCGTACCACCCGCAGCGTGGCCCTGACCGAGGCCGGGCAGCGCCTGCTGGAGCGCCTGCAGCCGGCGCTGGGGCAGGTGCATGACGCGCTGGAGGAAATGAACCACTTCCGCGCGGTGCCGGCCGGCCTGCTGCGGATCAATGCGACGCGGGCGGCGGTGGCGACCCAGTTGGGGCCGCGGCTGGCGCGGTTCCTGCACGCGCATCCGGACGTACGGGTGGAGCTGACCGAGAACGATGGCCTGGTCGATATCGTTGCCGAGGGCTACGACGCTGGCGTGCGCCTGCACGAGTTCGTGCCCGAGGACATGGTGGCGGTGCCGATGGGGCCGCCGCTGCGCGGATTGATTGTCGGTTCACCCGAGTACCTGCGGCGCCGGCCGGCCCCGCAGCATCCGCGCGACCTGGCCGCGCACGAGTGCGTACGTTTCCGTTTCGCCAGCGGCCATCTGTACAAGTGGCAGTTCGAACGCGATGGCCAGACCCTGGAGATCGACGTACCGGGTCGGCTGACGCTGTGCGAGCAGGGCACCGTGGTTGGCGCGGTGCTTGATGGCATCGGCCTGGCCTATGTGCTGGAAGACACCGCGCGGCCGTATCTGGACGACGGCCGACTGGTGGCGGTGCTGGAAGATTGGAGCGAACCGTTCGCCGGGTTTGCGCTGTATTACCCGAAGCAGCGGCAGATGCCAGGTGCGCTGCGTGCGTTCGTGGACATGCTGCGCGAGTGA